In a single window of the Caproicibacterium sp. BJN0003 genome:
- a CDS encoding recombinase family protein, with protein sequence MAATARAVTVIQPTVIHRIPFSAENRTARKRVAAYARVSTDNEEQLSSYEAQVDYYTRYIHANEAWDFVEIYTDEGISATNTKKRDGFKRMIADALAGKIDFILTKSVSRFARNTVDTLTTVRKLKEKGIEVYFEKENIYTLDSKGELLITIMSSLAQEESRSISENVTWGQRKRFSDGKVSLPYKHFLGYEKGEDGLPKIVASEAKTVRLIYKLFLEGKTPSGIAKHLTKSGVPTPSGKTNWPSSTVESILTNEKYKGDAILQKTFTVDFLTKKMKENEGEVPQYYVENSHPAIIPPEVFDLAQNEMKQRKAATGHQSGNKCFSSKIICGECGGVYGSKVWHSTSKYRRTIWQCNNKFKNAEPCKTPHLYESSLKQAFVNAFNSLIQSKSTILDGYDAIIQSLTDNTVLDADSAALQEECDVVMELIRKCVDENAHSAIDQSDYQQRYAALIERYETAKSKFEAVNEQRQERTVKREKMSGFIQTLKKSSTLLTEFDEELWYATVDRVMVQSDHEIAFQFKDGTELPWTI encoded by the coding sequence ATGGCAGCAACAGCAAGAGCAGTAACCGTCATACAGCCTACGGTTATTCACCGGATTCCATTCAGCGCGGAGAACCGCACCGCCCGGAAGCGTGTTGCCGCCTATGCGAGAGTATCCACTGACAATGAGGAACAGCTTTCCAGTTACGAGGCGCAGGTCGACTACTACACCCGGTATATCCACGCCAATGAAGCATGGGACTTCGTGGAGATTTACACCGATGAGGGCATTTCAGCGACCAACACAAAAAAACGTGACGGCTTTAAACGCATGATTGCGGATGCGCTGGCCGGAAAAATTGACTTCATCCTCACAAAATCAGTTTCCCGGTTTGCTCGGAACACAGTTGATACTCTCACGACCGTCCGAAAACTGAAAGAAAAGGGCATTGAAGTTTATTTCGAGAAAGAAAATATTTACACGCTCGACAGCAAAGGAGAACTGCTGATTACCATAATGTCCAGCCTTGCACAGGAAGAATCGAGGTCAATCAGTGAAAATGTCACCTGGGGTCAGCGCAAACGTTTCTCCGACGGCAAAGTCAGCCTGCCATACAAACACTTCCTCGGATATGAGAAAGGTGAGGACGGTTTACCAAAGATTGTGGCATCAGAAGCCAAAACGGTGCGTTTGATTTACAAGCTGTTTTTGGAAGGTAAAACGCCGTCTGGCATTGCCAAGCACCTGACAAAAAGCGGTGTACCCACTCCATCCGGGAAAACCAACTGGCCATCCAGCACGGTCGAGAGCATTCTCACCAATGAAAAGTACAAGGGTGACGCCATTTTGCAGAAAACATTTACGGTGGATTTCCTTACCAAGAAAATGAAGGAAAACGAAGGCGAAGTTCCCCAATACTATGTGGAGAACAGCCACCCTGCGATTATTCCACCGGAAGTATTCGACTTGGCACAAAATGAGATGAAACAGCGCAAAGCCGCTACAGGTCACCAAAGCGGGAATAAATGCTTTTCAAGCAAGATTATTTGCGGCGAATGCGGCGGCGTTTACGGCAGCAAGGTGTGGCACTCCACTAGCAAATACCGCCGCACAATATGGCAATGCAACAACAAGTTCAAAAATGCGGAGCCCTGCAAAACGCCTCATCTGTATGAATCCTCGCTAAAACAGGCATTTGTGAATGCTTTTAACAGCCTGATTCAAAGCAAAAGTACCATCCTTGACGGTTATGATGCCATTATTCAGTCCTTGACCGACAATACCGTTCTGGATGCCGATAGCGCCGCCCTTCAAGAGGAATGCGATGTGGTGATGGAGCTGATACGGAAATGCGTGGATGAAAATGCCCACAGCGCCATCGACCAATCCGATTACCAGCAGCGGTATGCCGCGCTGATTGAACGGTACGAAACCGCAAAAAGCAAATTTGAAGCGGTGAATGAACAGCGGCAGGAGCGCACAGTAAAACGCGAGAAAATGTCCGGGTTCATTCAAACACTGAAAAAGAGCAGTACTCTCCTCACTGAATTCGATGAGGAGTTATGGTATGCGACAGTGGACAGGGTTATGGTTCAGTCCGACCATGAGATTGCTTTTCAATTCAAAGACGGCACCGAGCTACCGTGGACAATTTAA
- a CDS encoding recombinase family protein, which yields MERIITKVKISAPALPRKKRVAAYARVSSGKDAMLHSLSAQISYYSNFIQHHGDWEYVGVYTDEALTGTKDSRAEFQHLLSDCRNGKIDMVITKSISRFARNTVTMLETVRELRLLNIDVFFEKENIHSLSGDGELMLTILASFAQEESRSVSENCKWRIRRQFADGRPGSTTMLGYKWVDGTLQMIPEEAETVRIIFSDYLSGMGKNAIMKKLNASRIPTKCGGAWCESGVAKILDNEKYAGDLLLQKSYSSNYMEKKKCMNRGQLPMYFVKDSHEPIIDRETFERVQKERKRRAAGYLSINKETYPFTGKVQCGCCGKNYRRKIANAGSKYASPVWICSTFNSKGKAVCSSKQIPEDILTAMTTDALGLSEFDEAVFIGKIKQIVMCGPDKMLFIFHDGRQVEKTWQNKSRRDSWDDAARQRAREMNERRNNPWQQQQEQ from the coding sequence ATGGAACGAATCATAACAAAAGTGAAGATTTCAGCGCCCGCGTTACCCCGCAAAAAGCGAGTCGCCGCCTATGCCAGAGTATCCAGCGGCAAAGACGCCATGCTTCATTCCCTGTCGGCGCAAATCAGCTATTACAGCAATTTCATTCAGCATCACGGCGACTGGGAATACGTCGGCGTTTATACCGATGAGGCACTGACCGGTACAAAGGACAGCAGAGCGGAGTTTCAGCATTTGCTTTCGGACTGCCGGAACGGAAAAATCGATATGGTGATTACAAAGTCCATATCAAGGTTTGCAAGAAACACCGTAACCATGCTGGAAACCGTACGCGAACTTCGGCTTTTGAACATCGATGTGTTTTTTGAAAAAGAAAATATTCACTCTCTCAGCGGGGATGGCGAGTTGATGCTTACCATCCTCGCTTCTTTTGCACAGGAGGAAAGCCGCTCCGTCAGCGAAAACTGTAAATGGCGGATACGCAGGCAGTTTGCGGACGGCAGACCCGGCAGCACGACCATGCTCGGCTACAAATGGGTGGACGGAACATTGCAGATGATACCGGAAGAAGCCGAAACCGTGCGCATAATATTTTCCGATTATCTTAGTGGCATGGGCAAAAACGCGATTATGAAAAAGCTGAACGCAAGTCGCATACCTACGAAATGCGGTGGTGCCTGGTGTGAGAGCGGCGTGGCAAAAATACTCGACAATGAAAAGTATGCGGGAGATTTGCTTTTGCAGAAGTCATACAGCTCCAATTATATGGAAAAGAAAAAGTGCATGAATCGCGGGCAGCTCCCTATGTATTTTGTTAAAGACAGCCATGAGCCGATTATTGACCGAGAAACGTTTGAACGCGTCCAAAAGGAGCGGAAGCGCCGGGCGGCAGGTTACCTTTCTATTAATAAGGAAACCTACCCTTTTACCGGAAAAGTTCAATGCGGCTGCTGCGGAAAGAACTACCGAAGAAAAATCGCCAACGCCGGGAGTAAATATGCAAGCCCAGTTTGGATATGTTCGACCTTTAATTCAAAAGGCAAGGCAGTCTGCAGTTCAAAGCAAATTCCTGAGGATATTCTAACGGCAATGACAACGGATGCCTTGGGGCTTTCCGAATTTGACGAGGCGGTTTTCATTGGGAAAATTAAGCAGATTGTCATGTGTGGCCCGGATAAGATGCTTTTTATTTTTCATGATGGGCGGCAAGTGGAAAAGACGTGGCAAAACAAATCGCGGCGCGACAGTTGGGATGACGCAGCAAGGCAAAGGGCGCGTGAAATGAATGAGAGGAGGAATAACCCATGGCAGCAACAGCAAGAGCAGTAA